In the genome of Nonomuraea sp. NBC_00507, the window TACGGAGATCACCGGCGAACAACGCCGTGGACCAGGCGCCCGGCTCGCCCACGTCGAGCACCGGGCACGCCTGCGGGTTCTGGTGGGCGAACAGCAGCAGGTCGTACCGCAGCCGCGCGGGCACGGCGATCAGGTTGGCCTGCGTCCAGCCCCGGCACCAGCCTGCGGTGGGCACCCGCTCGCCGGTGCGGAATCGCTCCCGCGCCTGCGCGGGGCTCAGATCGGCGACGTCCACAGACACGACATTACGCCTTCTGTGTGATGTCGTGGCTTAACCGGGTAGCGGGCGCGGGTGCGGCTTGATGTGAACCTCCTCGACTACCTTCTCATCGCCATCTACTTCGCCACCGTGCTCGCGATCGGCTTCGCCGCGCGCAGCCGGATCACCACCAGCCTGGACTTCTTCCTGGCCGGCCGCGGTCTCCCGGCGTGGGTGACCGGCCTGGCGTTCGTGTCGGCGAACCTGGGCGCGATCGAGATCCTCGGCATGGCGGCCAACGGCGCCCAGTACGGCGCCATGACCGTGCACTACTACTGGATCGGCGCGGTCCCGGCGATGGTGTTCCTCGGCATCGTGATGATGCCGTTCTACTACCGCTCCAAGGTCCGCAGTGTGCCCGAGTTCCTGCGCCGGCGCTTCAACGGTGCCACGCAACTGCTGAACGCGATCACGTTCGCGGTCGCGCAGATCCTCATCGCCGGGGTGAACCTGTACACGCTGGCGCTGGTCCTGGAGGCGCTGCTGGGCTGGCCGCTGCCGGTCTCCGTGGTGGTCTCGGCGGTGATCGTGCTGACGTACATCACGCTCGGCGGGCTCTCCTCGGCCATCTACAACGAGGTCCTGCAGTTCTTCGTGATCCTCGCCGGCCTGATCCCGCTGACCGTGCTCGGGCTGATGAAGGTGGGCGGGATCACCGGCCTGTTCGACAAGGTACGGCAGAGCGCGCTCGGCGAGGGCGGCCTGCACACCTGGGCGGGGATGGGCACGGGCGAGAACCCGATGCAGGCGCACTGGATCGGCATCGTGTTCGGGCTCGGCTTCGTGTTGTCGTTCGGCTATTGGACGACGAACTTCGCCGAGGTGCAACGGGCGTTGTCGGCCAGGAACACGAACGCGGCCCGGCTCACGCCGATCATCGCGGCGTACCCGAAGATCTTCATCCCGCTGGTGACGGTGTTGCCCGGCATGATCGCGCTGGTGCTCTTCAGCGACCTGGGCCGGGGGCAGGCGTACAACAACGCGATCCCGCTGCTGATGCGCGACCTGCTGCCGAACGGGGTGCTGGGGATCGCGGTGACCGGGCTGCTGGCGTCGTTCATGGCGGGAATGGCGGCCAACATCAGCGGGTTCAACACCGTGTTCACCAACGACATCTGGCAGGCGCACCTGGTGCGGGACCGTCACGACGACTACTACGTGCGGGTGGGCCGGATCGCGACCGTGGTCGGGGTGGCGATGGGGATCGGGACGGCGTTCATCGCCGCCGGCTACTCCAACATCATGAACTACCTGCAGGCTCTGTTCTCGTTCTTCAACGCGCCGTTGTTCGCGACGTTCATCGTGGGCCTGTTCTGGCGGCGGATGACGCCGTGGGCGGGCTTCTGGGGCCTGCTCGCGGGCACGCTCGCCGCGTTCGTGTCGTACTTCTTGTACAAGGCCGGATACGTGGAGTTCGGCACCGAGCTGAACGCCAGCTTCTGGGGCGCCGGCCTGGCGTTCGCCGTGGACGTGGTGGTGTCGATCGTGGTCACGCTGGTCACCACCCAGAAGCCGCAGGAGGAACTGCGCGGGCTCGTGTACGGGCTCAGCGACGTCACCATCGAGGACGACGCGCTGGCCGGGGACGCCAAGTGGTACCGCTCGCCGGTGTTGCTGGGCACGGGCGCCGTCGTTCTCGCGGCTGTGATGTACGGAGTGATCCTATGAGTGATATCCGGATGGTGATCGGCGGTCTGTTCCTGATCTACGGCGTGATCCTGATCATCGCCGGCGTCCTGGGCAGCGCCGTCAACCTGTGGACCGGGCTGGCCATGGCGGTGTTCGGCGGCACGTTCGTGGTGTGGGCGCGGGTCAGACGGATCTGACCGGCTCCTGGGCCTTCTTGTCGTACGCCTCCCGCGCGGCGATGACCTCGTCGGCGTGCTCCCCCGCCCACGCGCCGATGGCCCGCAACACGCCCATGGCGCTGCTGCCGAGCTCGGTCAGCGCGTAGTCCACCCGCGGCGGGATCGTCGGGTAGACCGTGCGGCTGACCAGGCCGTCGCGCTCCAGCGTGCGCAGGGTCTGGGAGAGCATCTTCTGGGTGATGCCGTCGAGCATCCTGCGCAGCGCGTTGAAGCGCCTGGGGCCGTCGAGCAGCGCGCCCAGCACCAGGCCCGTCCACTTGCTGGTGAAGATCTCGAGGACCGTGTTGGGCTTGCACGCCTGGAGGAACGCCTCGGCGCCGCCGTACTGTCTCAGGTCGGGAAACGTAGTATCCATGAGGTACCTGAATATCAAACAAGTGCCTTCTTCACAACGGATACCTGCGATGACCAGCATGTGAGGCATGCATGCAATGACCTACCGCTCCTTCGGGGAGCCGGACGTGCTGGAACTCACCGAGGTTGCGCGGCCCGTGCCGCAAGCCCACGAGGTGCTCGTGCGAGTGCGGGCGGCGGGCGTCAACCCGCCGGACTGGAAGCTGCGGCGGACGCCGTATCCGCCGGATTACGTCGATCTGCCGCTGATCCCCGGGTGGGACGTGTCGGGCGTGGTGGAGGAGGTCGGCGAGTACGTCGGCCGGTTCAAGCCCGGCGACGAGGTCTTCGGCATGCTCAACTTCCCGCGCTACGCCGGGGCTTACGCCGAGTACGTGGTGGCCAGGCCGCGGCAGTTCGCCCGCAAGCCGGCCGGGATCGATCACGTGCAGGCCGCCGCGCTGCCGATGCCGGCGCTGACCGTCTGGCAGGCGTTCGAGGACGTCGCGGAGGTCACGGCGGGGCAGCGGGTGCTGGTCCACGCCGCGGCCGGAGGGGTCGGGCACCTGGCTGTGCAGGTGGCCAAGCTGCGCGGCGCGTACGTGATCGGCACGGCGCGGGCCGCCAAGCACGCGTTCGTGCGAGGGCTGGGGGCGGACGAGGTGATCGACTACACCTCCGTGGACTTCGCCCGGTCGGTGTCGAACATGGTGCCGGACTCGGGCACATCGGGTGTCGACGTCGTGCTCGACATGGTGGGCAAGGACTATCCGGCCCGATCGCTGCCGGTCCTGCGGTCCGGCGGCGCGTTCATCGGGGGCGCGGGGATGACGCCCGAGGACGTGGCGGCGTACGAGGCGGCGGGGCTCCGGTCCGGGGTGTTCGTCGTGGAGCCCGACCATGCCGCGCTGACCTCGATCGCCGGCTTGGTGGCGGAGGGCCGGCTGGCCGCGCACGTGGACCGGGTTTTCCCGCTGGCCGAGGCCGCGAAGGCGCACGCGCTCATGGAGAGCGGCGACTTCGTCGGCAAGCTCGTCCTGGAGATGTGATCAGTACTCGACCTCGAACGTGTGCGGTCCCAGCCCGTACCCATCCCCCTTCGGCACCACGTACCCGTGCTCGACCAGTCGCGCCAGGCTCCTGCGCAGGTCTTCCTCGGCCAGCCCCGACGACCGGATCAGCGTGTCGAGCTCCGCGTGGCCCTTCTCGACTGCCTGGGACGCCACGGCCTCGTAGACATGGATGTCGACGTCCGACAACGCCTGCACATCATGACCTTCGGACATCAGCGCTGCCTCGCTCCCTCCCGCAACCTGAAGGGGTCGACCTCACGATCCGGGTACCGGCGGAGGTATTCGGACTCGAGCTCATTGGTACGGGAGGTGTGCACGGCCAGGGCGTCGTCGGAGCCGTGGAAGAAGGTGTCGCTCCGGGTGGTGTGCAGCTGGCGCAGCTCGCGTACCAGGTCGTCGTCACTGAGCTGAGCCGGGTCTATTCCCATCGTCGTCATGGGTTCCCCTCTACCCCAGACTCCTCCGACAATATCTGTCATATTTCCTGACATATAGGGATTGTCTGTAAGATGTCCGGGCTTTACCTTCCCGTTATGGACCTCGAGCTCCGGCACCTCAGGATCGTCCGCGCGGTCGCGGACGCGGGAAGTGTGAGCAAGGCCGCGTCCCTACTCGGGCTGGCACAACCGGCCCTGACCGCCCAGCTCAAGCGCATCGAGAGGGTGCTCGGCGGCACCCTCTTCGAACGCGACCGCCACGGCGCCAGGCCCACCCGCCTCGGCGAACTCGTGCTCGCCAGGGCACGGGTGCTCCTCCCCGCTGCCAAAGAACTGCAGGAGGAAGCCGTACGATTCGCCCACGCCCCCTCCCCCGGTTTCCGCATCGGCGCCACCAACGGGCCGATACTCGGCGGTCTGGTCGACCGGCTGGCCGCCGAGCGCCAGGTCAGCACGCACACGTCCTGGTCGGCGCACGAGCTGACCGGCATGGTCGAGCTCGGCCGCCTCGACTACGTGCTGACGGGCGCCTGCGGCGACTCCGGCACCCCCACCGGCTCTCTCGTGTGGGAGACGATCAGCCTCGACCCCGTCTTCTGCCTGGTCGCCGAGGCCCATCCCGCCGCCAGGGAGAAGGAGGTGGAGCTGGCCGACCTCGCCCGCGAGCAGTGGGCGGTGACGCCCGGCGACGGCTGTTTCGCCGACTGCTTCGCGATGGCGTGCGCCCGCGCCGGGTTCACGCCCGGCACGATCTACGAGACGGACGTGCCGACGTGCACGCACCTCGCGCAGGTCGGCCGCGCCGTGGTGCTCTGCCAGGCCACCACCCAGGCCGCCCAGGGCCTGGTCATGGTCCCGTTCGCGGGCGCGCCGCTGCGCTGGCGGCAGCTCCTCGGCCGCCACCCCACCGCACCCGAGGCCACCTGGGTGGTGGCGCAGGCCAAGGAGGCCCATAGGGACGCCGTCCGCCGGAGCCCGGTCTACCACGACTGGCTGGTACGAAATCCGGGTTATGGCACCGCGCCATAACACGGTGATAGGGGCAAAGTAATACTCCTCCGCTTCTGGGTCCGCCGTTACCGTGACGGCACCCCCAGCAGCGAGGAGACCATCATGCTCCGCACTCCGGCGCTGATCGCGATCGCGATCGGCGCGTTAGTCGTGACGGCCACCCCCGCCGTCTCCGCACCCATCACCGCTTCTTCCGCCG includes:
- a CDS encoding winged helix-turn-helix transcriptional regulator, encoding MDTTFPDLRQYGGAEAFLQACKPNTVLEIFTSKWTGLVLGALLDGPRRFNALRRMLDGITQKMLSQTLRTLERDGLVSRTVYPTIPPRVDYALTELGSSAMGVLRAIGAWAGEHADEVIAAREAYDKKAQEPVRSV
- a CDS encoding NADP-dependent oxidoreductase, with the protein product MHAMTYRSFGEPDVLELTEVARPVPQAHEVLVRVRAAGVNPPDWKLRRTPYPPDYVDLPLIPGWDVSGVVEEVGEYVGRFKPGDEVFGMLNFPRYAGAYAEYVVARPRQFARKPAGIDHVQAAALPMPALTVWQAFEDVAEVTAGQRVLVHAAAGGVGHLAVQVAKLRGAYVIGTARAAKHAFVRGLGADEVIDYTSVDFARSVSNMVPDSGTSGVDVVLDMVGKDYPARSLPVLRSGGAFIGGAGMTPEDVAAYEAAGLRSGVFVVEPDHAALTSIAGLVAEGRLAAHVDRVFPLAEAAKAHALMESGDFVGKLVLEM
- a CDS encoding LysR family transcriptional regulator, which gives rise to MDLELRHLRIVRAVADAGSVSKAASLLGLAQPALTAQLKRIERVLGGTLFERDRHGARPTRLGELVLARARVLLPAAKELQEEAVRFAHAPSPGFRIGATNGPILGGLVDRLAAERQVSTHTSWSAHELTGMVELGRLDYVLTGACGDSGTPTGSLVWETISLDPVFCLVAEAHPAAREKEVELADLAREQWAVTPGDGCFADCFAMACARAGFTPGTIYETDVPTCTHLAQVGRAVVLCQATTQAAQGLVMVPFAGAPLRWRQLLGRHPTAPEATWVVAQAKEAHRDAVRRSPVYHDWLVRNPGYGTAP
- a CDS encoding sodium:solute symporter family protein — protein: MRLDVNLLDYLLIAIYFATVLAIGFAARSRITTSLDFFLAGRGLPAWVTGLAFVSANLGAIEILGMAANGAQYGAMTVHYYWIGAVPAMVFLGIVMMPFYYRSKVRSVPEFLRRRFNGATQLLNAITFAVAQILIAGVNLYTLALVLEALLGWPLPVSVVVSAVIVLTYITLGGLSSAIYNEVLQFFVILAGLIPLTVLGLMKVGGITGLFDKVRQSALGEGGLHTWAGMGTGENPMQAHWIGIVFGLGFVLSFGYWTTNFAEVQRALSARNTNAARLTPIIAAYPKIFIPLVTVLPGMIALVLFSDLGRGQAYNNAIPLLMRDLLPNGVLGIAVTGLLASFMAGMAANISGFNTVFTNDIWQAHLVRDRHDDYYVRVGRIATVVGVAMGIGTAFIAAGYSNIMNYLQALFSFFNAPLFATFIVGLFWRRMTPWAGFWGLLAGTLAAFVSYFLYKAGYVEFGTELNASFWGAGLAFAVDVVVSIVVTLVTTQKPQEELRGLVYGLSDVTIEDDALAGDAKWYRSPVLLGTGAVVLAAVMYGVIL
- a CDS encoding DUF6158 family protein produces the protein MTTMGIDPAQLSDDDLVRELRQLHTTRSDTFFHGSDDALAVHTSRTNELESEYLRRYPDREVDPFRLREGARQR